In Pseudobacter ginsenosidimutans, the following are encoded in one genomic region:
- a CDS encoding MutS-related protein, translating into MNFITDKQTLDDLNIFGKRGKQSIYSIFNRTCSRGGAEQLEQMFRYPLSDTDAINRRAGIIKYFQQRRQSFPFRSDQFDAIEQYLSNTDERSQLAHESNTLERKFKTLIGSDTEYQLLAKGVSSLVEVSHTLRKLSGELVKEAGAAGYQPDLQVMLEILESEAWQSVFDRKPGSKLSFDDNALLDRLFRYQHLDKVRTLLHHLYTLDVYIAVAAVATEKGYVFPEAISRELHSIHLENVYHPQLEKPIGNNLSVTPGSNVLFLTGANMAGKSTFMKSLGIALFLAHMGFPVAASRMQFSVRDGMFTTINLSDNLNMGYSHFYAEVLRVKKVAEQLHANRNIFVIVDELFRGTNVKDAYEATVAITGAFARKTNCMFVVSTHIMEAGDTLKPNHANINFMYLPTKMDQQKPVYTYKLERGITEDRHGMVIINNEGIIDILKQGLNN; encoded by the coding sequence ATGAACTTCATTACAGATAAACAAACGCTGGACGATCTGAACATTTTCGGAAAAAGAGGAAAACAATCCATCTATTCCATTTTTAACCGTACCTGTTCCAGAGGGGGAGCGGAACAACTGGAACAAATGTTCCGCTATCCTCTTTCTGATACAGATGCCATCAACCGTCGTGCGGGTATCATCAAATATTTCCAGCAACGCAGGCAGTCGTTCCCTTTCCGGAGTGATCAGTTCGATGCAATCGAACAATACCTCAGCAATACGGATGAGCGAAGTCAACTCGCACATGAAAGCAATACACTGGAAAGGAAATTCAAGACCCTGATCGGATCCGATACGGAATACCAGTTGCTGGCCAAAGGCGTGTCGTCACTGGTGGAGGTATCGCATACGCTGAGGAAACTCTCCGGTGAATTGGTGAAGGAGGCAGGCGCGGCTGGCTATCAGCCTGATCTGCAGGTGATGCTGGAAATATTGGAATCCGAAGCATGGCAGTCTGTATTCGACCGGAAACCCGGATCAAAACTGAGCTTCGACGATAATGCCCTTCTGGACAGATTGTTCCGTTACCAGCATCTTGATAAAGTGCGCACCTTGCTTCATCACCTGTATACGTTGGACGTGTACATCGCTGTGGCTGCGGTGGCTACTGAGAAAGGATATGTTTTTCCGGAAGCCATCAGTCGCGAGTTGCACAGTATCCATCTCGAGAATGTATATCATCCGCAGCTGGAGAAACCAATCGGCAATAATTTGTCTGTGACTCCCGGCAGCAATGTGCTTTTCCTGACCGGGGCTAATATGGCCGGCAAATCCACTTTCATGAAATCCTTAGGCATCGCGCTTTTCCTGGCGCATATGGGATTTCCGGTGGCTGCTTCCAGAATGCAATTCTCTGTTCGCGATGGCATGTTCACCACCATCAATCTCAGCGATAACCTCAATATGGGATACAGTCATTTCTATGCAGAGGTATTGCGTGTGAAGAAAGTGGCGGAACAATTGCATGCCAACCGGAACATTTTCGTGATCGTGGATGAATTGTTCCGCGGCACCAATGTGAAAGATGCCTATGAAGCCACAGTGGCCATCACCGGTGCTTTTGCACGGAAGACCAATTGCATGTTCGTGGTGAGTACGCATATCATGGAAGCAGGCGATACATTGAAACCAAACCATGCGAATATCAATTTCATGTACCTCCCTACCAAAATGGACCAGCAGAAACCGGTGTACACCTACAAGCTGGAGCGAGGTATTACGGAAGACAGGCATGGAATGGTGATCATCAATAATGAGGGTATCATCGATATCCTGAAGCAGGGACTTAACAATTAA
- a CDS encoding RagB/SusD family nutrient uptake outer membrane protein, with translation MKRILIIFGMLLVAFTGCRKLDENPANFISPENFYRTRSDAIAAVTAAYAPVRNNGFVTRNYAILGEITTDNMFPLPNNNDRVQLDNYVHTPTNGILRETWTNFYQGIAYANNVIDRVPAINMDENLRARLVGEAQFLRAFYYYHLVRLFGDLPLVTKALKSLAELEYPKRSPKADVYKVIIDDLKAAESVLPPTYSGADRGRATKGAASAFLASVYLTQKQYQLAADKAAEVMAPASGFGYGLWDDYADVFDIKNEFGKEAIFDAQFVSGPAGQGGNLIAFFAQENNAVGGRGFGSFQPTQELYDAFQVNDKRKAIFFTKGTDNKYYCNKWIDADAKTENQSDNNYPLMRYATVVLTFAEAYNEVHTPVDDNDAYKAINSIRQRAGLPLFSGLTQDQLRDSILNERRLELCFEGERWFDLVRTGLLESTLKAKGTANIKPYHVLFPVPQFEIDLNQNLKPQNTGYPD, from the coding sequence ATGAAACGCATTTTAATCATATTCGGAATGTTGCTGGTGGCGTTTACTGGTTGCCGTAAGCTGGACGAGAACCCTGCCAACTTCATCTCCCCTGAAAACTTCTATCGCACCCGCAGTGATGCCATCGCAGCTGTAACAGCAGCCTATGCGCCAGTGCGTAACAATGGTTTCGTAACCAGGAACTACGCCATTCTTGGTGAGATCACTACAGACAATATGTTCCCGCTGCCCAACAACAACGATCGTGTGCAGCTCGACAATTATGTTCACACACCCACAAATGGCATCCTCCGCGAAACCTGGACCAATTTCTACCAGGGCATCGCCTATGCCAATAACGTGATAGACCGCGTACCGGCCATCAATATGGATGAGAACCTTCGTGCAAGACTGGTGGGAGAAGCGCAGTTCCTCCGCGCATTCTATTATTACCATCTTGTACGTTTGTTTGGAGATCTTCCGCTGGTGACCAAAGCACTGAAATCACTGGCAGAGCTCGAATACCCTAAACGCAGTCCCAAAGCCGATGTTTACAAAGTGATCATCGATGATCTCAAAGCAGCAGAGAGCGTGCTCCCTCCTACCTATTCCGGTGCAGACCGGGGACGCGCCACCAAAGGTGCGGCCAGCGCCTTTCTCGCGAGTGTTTATCTCACGCAGAAACAATATCAGCTTGCAGCTGATAAAGCAGCTGAAGTAATGGCGCCGGCATCAGGATTCGGATACGGACTCTGGGATGACTATGCAGATGTTTTTGATATCAAAAATGAATTCGGCAAAGAAGCCATCTTTGATGCGCAATTCGTGAGCGGTCCTGCCGGTCAGGGAGGAAACCTCATCGCCTTCTTCGCACAGGAGAACAATGCGGTGGGTGGTCGTGGGTTCGGCTCCTTCCAACCTACTCAGGAACTTTATGACGCCTTCCAGGTGAATGATAAACGCAAAGCCATTTTCTTCACAAAAGGCACAGACAACAAATACTATTGCAATAAATGGATCGATGCCGACGCAAAAACTGAAAACCAGTCAGACAATAATTATCCGCTCATGCGCTATGCAACAGTAGTGCTCACTTTCGCTGAAGCCTACAATGAAGTGCATACGCCCGTTGACGACAATGATGCCTACAAAGCCATCAACAGTATCCGCCAACGCGCAGGTCTTCCGTTGTTCTCCGGACTTACGCAGGACCAGCTCCGTGACTCAATCCTAAACGAACGCCGGCTGGAACTATGTTTCGAAGGTGAGCGCTGGTTCGATCTCGTCCGTACCGGATTGCTGGAATCCACACTTAAAGCAAAGGGCACGGCCAATATCAAACCTTATCACGTATTGTTTCCTGTTCCGCAGTTCGAGATCGATCTCAATCAAAATCTCAAACCACAGAATACGGGATACCCGGATTAA
- a CDS encoding Gldg family protein, with the protein MKTIFKIARTELQKLFYSPVAWLILVIFAFQVALGFTGIFERFVRQQSLGWSLYALTPNTFGGMMGMFTNVQTYLYLYIPLLTMGVMSREYGNGGIKLLYSSPLTNYQIILGKYLSLMIFGLVLMLILGVFSAYAAITIEHRDLPLILCGMLGLYLLICAYAAVGLFMSSLTSYTVVAAMGTLATLAVLNYVKTVGQEIEFVRDITYWLAISGRADTFIAGMITSEDLLYFLVVICMFIAFTILKLHTGRVRSTWIANFGRYATVFVIAMLIGYFSSKPKLMGYLDVTRTKTNTLNRASQDIVAKLDGGLTVTTYTNMLEENAYSALPSSYKWDVSYNFGRYIRFKPDIKMKYIYYYHKAKNEHLDKQYPTLNDKERMDTLQKIQDFRFPILPYSAISGQVNLQPEMFRFVRLLERENGQKTFLRIFDDPQRFPSEAEVSAAFKRLTEKLPTVGFLGGHGERESNNPFDRGYKMFAQEKTFRHALINQGFDFTDIVLNQPIPDSIRILMIAEPKRVLNDDEKKILQQYIDRGGNMLIAGEPGRQEVMNSFTEQFGVSFLKGTLVKPSEKYQPQLLTLKPTKAATKFSYYFDYMLKREALLTMPTSGGLQIDSSKGFKVTTLFTSDSTGSWNETETTDFVDDSAVFNPAVEKMEPIPTVAALSRTINGKEQKILVTGDADWLSNGELGMSRKDLPAGNFYLINGGFSWLSDGEVPIDMRRPPMPDKALKVGESGWKLSDIFLKWVFPAVLAVCGLLIWIRRRGR; encoded by the coding sequence ATGAAAACGATTTTCAAAATAGCAAGAACGGAACTGCAAAAACTTTTTTATTCCCCTGTGGCCTGGCTGATACTGGTGATCTTCGCATTCCAGGTAGCGCTTGGTTTCACGGGCATCTTTGAAAGATTCGTCCGTCAGCAATCTTTGGGATGGAGCCTTTATGCACTTACTCCCAATACATTTGGAGGAATGATGGGAATGTTCACCAACGTGCAAACCTATCTCTATCTCTACATTCCGCTTCTCACCATGGGAGTGATGAGCCGTGAGTATGGGAATGGCGGTATCAAACTGCTCTATTCCTCACCGCTTACCAATTACCAGATCATTCTCGGAAAATATTTGTCGCTCATGATCTTCGGCCTGGTGCTGATGCTCATCCTCGGCGTATTCAGCGCTTATGCCGCCATCACTATCGAGCACAGGGATCTGCCCCTGATCCTTTGCGGAATGCTCGGCTTGTACCTGCTCATCTGCGCCTATGCAGCAGTGGGATTGTTCATGAGCTCGCTCACTTCTTATACCGTTGTTGCGGCGATGGGAACACTGGCCACACTGGCTGTATTGAATTATGTGAAAACGGTTGGACAGGAAATAGAATTCGTTCGTGATATCACTTACTGGCTGGCCATCTCAGGCCGCGCAGATACATTCATTGCCGGTATGATCACCAGTGAAGACCTGCTCTATTTCCTGGTGGTGATCTGTATGTTCATCGCATTCACCATTCTCAAACTCCATACAGGAAGAGTGCGCAGTACCTGGATCGCCAATTTCGGCAGGTATGCAACAGTGTTTGTGATTGCCATGCTTATCGGCTATTTCAGCTCCAAGCCCAAGCTGATGGGATACCTGGATGTAACGCGCACCAAAACCAATACCCTTAATCGCGCCAGCCAGGATATCGTAGCCAAACTTGATGGAGGCCTCACTGTTACTACATATACCAATATGCTGGAGGAGAATGCCTACTCGGCCCTGCCATCTTCCTACAAATGGGATGTGAGCTACAACTTTGGTCGCTATATCCGTTTCAAACCGGATATCAAAATGAAATACATCTACTATTATCACAAAGCGAAGAATGAACACCTGGATAAGCAATATCCAACGCTTAACGATAAAGAAAGGATGGATACACTGCAAAAGATCCAGGACTTCAGGTTTCCTATCCTTCCTTACAGCGCCATTTCCGGCCAGGTGAACCTGCAGCCTGAAATGTTCCGGTTCGTTCGTTTACTGGAAAGAGAGAACGGACAAAAAACTTTCCTCCGCATCTTCGACGATCCGCAACGTTTTCCTTCAGAAGCAGAGGTCAGCGCAGCATTCAAACGCCTGACGGAAAAACTGCCTACAGTAGGGTTTCTCGGCGGACATGGTGAAAGGGAAAGCAATAATCCTTTCGACAGGGGCTACAAGATGTTTGCGCAGGAAAAAACATTCCGTCATGCACTCATCAACCAGGGCTTCGATTTCACAGATATTGTACTTAACCAGCCAATCCCTGACAGTATCCGCATCCTCATGATCGCTGAGCCCAAACGCGTGCTGAATGATGATGAAAAGAAAATATTGCAGCAATACATTGATCGCGGTGGTAACATGCTCATTGCGGGTGAGCCTGGCCGTCAGGAAGTGATGAACAGTTTCACAGAACAATTCGGCGTCAGCTTCCTGAAAGGAACGCTGGTAAAACCTTCTGAGAAATACCAGCCGCAACTCCTTACCCTGAAACCCACCAAAGCCGCTACCAAATTTTCTTACTATTTCGATTATATGCTCAAGAGGGAAGCCCTGCTTACAATGCCCACCAGCGGCGGATTGCAGATAGACAGCAGCAAAGGCTTCAAGGTTACCACCCTCTTCACATCCGATTCAACAGGTAGCTGGAATGAAACGGAGACCACAGATTTTGTGGATGATTCAGCCGTGTTCAATCCCGCGGTTGAAAAGATGGAACCCATTCCAACTGTTGCTGCATTGTCGAGAACAATAAATGGAAAAGAGCAAAAGATCCTCGTAACGGGTGATGCAGACTGGCTCAGCAACGGAGAGCTGGGAATGTCGAGAAAAGATCTGCCAGCTGGAAATTTCTATCTCATCAATGGTGGTTTCAGCTGGTTGTCTGACGGCGAAGTACCGATAGATATGCGCCGCCCTCCGATGCCGGACAAAGCACTCAAAGTGGGTGAATCCGGTTGGAAGCTGAGCGATATTTTCCTGAAATGGGTATTCCCTGCAGTACTGGCGGTTTGCGGACTGCTGATCTGGATCAGGAGAAGAGGCAGATAG
- a CDS encoding MutS-related protein produces MAFIADNQTLDDLNIRGRYKSNSLYSIFNQTRTHGGALLMDRMFNHPLTDEKAINKRSALFRYFQEKGYAFPVDTDDFGVMETYLLSGGGQGWVSNALQVTRRRSLKAMGLMQEYQLFNKGFYTTVSLLRQWHSFFKQIDEQDSPLKEELAAFHQLYSHEKLTWLMDPVKEGSFNGIRVANYDHQLRNVLHDQMKAFLQLIYLIDVCMAVSDVAREKGFVYAEALPRDARIISVRDCRHPGLDKAIGNDLTLNRETNMLFLTGANMAGKSTFMKSFGVAVYMAHMGFPVAAASMRFSVRDGIYSSINVPDNLDMGLSHFYAEVLRVKNVAEEVASKKDLLVIFDELFKGTNVKDAYDATLAVGEAFSAYRNCAFIISTHIIEVGEVLMEKCNNLQFEYLPTVMDGPIPRYTYKMQQGITSDRHGMMIIENEKILEIIG; encoded by the coding sequence ATGGCATTCATTGCAGACAATCAAACACTGGACGATCTCAATATCAGGGGAAGGTACAAGAGCAATTCGCTGTACAGCATCTTCAACCAGACCCGTACACATGGAGGCGCATTGCTGATGGACCGCATGTTCAATCATCCGCTTACCGATGAGAAGGCCATCAATAAACGAAGCGCTTTGTTTCGGTATTTCCAGGAAAAAGGATATGCCTTCCCGGTAGATACCGATGATTTTGGCGTGATGGAAACATACCTGCTTTCAGGTGGTGGACAGGGATGGGTAAGCAATGCCTTGCAGGTAACGAGAAGAAGATCGCTGAAAGCGATGGGGCTAATGCAGGAATACCAGTTGTTCAATAAAGGATTCTACACTACGGTCAGTCTGTTGCGGCAATGGCATTCGTTCTTTAAGCAAATAGATGAACAAGATAGTCCGCTTAAGGAAGAACTGGCAGCTTTTCACCAATTGTATAGCCATGAAAAGCTGACCTGGCTCATGGATCCCGTGAAAGAAGGTTCTTTCAACGGGATCCGGGTGGCCAATTATGATCACCAGTTGAGAAATGTGCTGCACGATCAAATGAAAGCATTTCTACAGCTGATCTACCTGATAGATGTTTGCATGGCCGTATCGGATGTGGCCCGGGAGAAAGGATTCGTGTATGCGGAAGCGTTACCACGGGATGCCCGTATCATTTCCGTAAGGGATTGCCGGCATCCGGGACTTGATAAAGCCATTGGTAATGACCTCACGCTAAACAGGGAAACCAATATGCTCTTCCTCACCGGGGCCAATATGGCGGGCAAATCCACATTCATGAAATCCTTTGGCGTAGCGGTATACATGGCGCATATGGGATTTCCCGTGGCTGCGGCTTCCATGAGGTTTTCTGTAAGGGATGGGATCTATTCTTCCATCAATGTACCAGACAACCTGGATATGGGCCTGAGCCATTTTTATGCAGAAGTGCTGCGTGTAAAGAATGTGGCAGAGGAAGTGGCCTCCAAAAAAGACCTGCTGGTAATCTTCGATGAACTGTTCAAAGGCACTAACGTGAAAGACGCTTACGATGCCACGCTTGCCGTGGGAGAGGCATTCTCCGCATACAGGAATTGTGCTTTCATCATTTCAACACATATCATCGAAGTGGGAGAAGTGCTGATGGAAAAATGTAATAATCTACAGTTTGAATACCTTCCTACGGTAATGGATGGACCAATACCAAGATACACTTACAAAATGCAGCAGGGCATTACTTCAGACAGGCATGGCATGATGATCATCGAAAACGAAAAGATCCTCGAAATAATCGGCTGA
- a CDS encoding ABC transporter ATP-binding protein: MSASIVKVENLSHRYSVQWAIKDINFELTRNGIYGLLGSNGAGKSTIMNIICGVIKQTQGEVYIQGVSLRNEPVKAKRHIGFLPQQPPLQTDLTVEEYLRHCANIRLMKPTAVKPAIDEVMSKVGISHFSKRLIRNLSGGYQQRVGIAQAIIHKPDFVVLDEPTNGLDPNQILEVRNLIREIAEERTVVLSTHILQEVQALCDNIWMINEGNVVFSGTLDEFDNQIMPNTLVVSLMATPSPDALKAIPGVINADHLGGTRFRIQFSDATEVTERIVAASVTNNWRLMEINLEKNSLDTIFAELSKKRK, from the coding sequence ATGAGTGCATCCATCGTGAAAGTGGAGAACCTTAGCCACCGGTACAGTGTGCAATGGGCCATCAAAGACATCAATTTCGAGCTTACCCGTAATGGTATTTACGGTTTGCTCGGTTCCAACGGCGCTGGTAAATCCACCATCATGAACATCATCTGCGGAGTGATCAAACAAACTCAGGGAGAAGTGTATATCCAGGGTGTGAGCCTCCGCAATGAACCCGTGAAAGCAAAACGCCATATCGGTTTTCTTCCCCAGCAACCACCGCTTCAGACCGATCTCACTGTTGAAGAATATCTCCGGCATTGCGCCAATATCAGGCTGATGAAACCCACAGCCGTGAAGCCAGCCATTGATGAAGTGATGAGCAAGGTTGGCATCAGCCATTTCAGCAAAAGACTGATCAGGAATTTATCCGGCGGTTACCAGCAACGCGTGGGCATTGCGCAGGCCATCATCCACAAGCCCGATTTTGTGGTACTGGATGAACCTACCAATGGGCTCGATCCCAACCAGATCCTCGAAGTACGTAACCTCATCCGCGAGATCGCAGAAGAAAGGACTGTAGTACTGAGCACGCATATCCTGCAGGAAGTGCAGGCGCTCTGCGACAATATCTGGATGATCAATGAAGGCAATGTTGTGTTCTCCGGCACACTGGATGAATTCGACAACCAGATCATGCCCAACACACTGGTAGTATCACTGATGGCTACGCCTTCTCCTGATGCACTGAAAGCCATTCCCGGTGTGATCAATGCAGACCACCTTGGCGGCACCCGTTTCCGTATCCAGTTCAGCGATGCCACTGAAGTAACCGAAAGGATCGTGGCGGCCAGTGTTACCAATAACTGGCGACTGATGGAGATCAATCTCGAAAAGAATTCGCTCGACACCATTTTCGCAGAGCTCAGCAAGAAAAGAAAGTAG
- a CDS encoding SusC/RagA family TonB-linked outer membrane protein, whose translation MLQPFSLLDHVAIRKRPRLQLVFRQLSIVWLLTILFSGSLSAQETAISGTVKDAKGTPLAWVTVHVKGTSASTSTDAQGKFQISAAVNATLVFSHAGFASQEIALNNRTAIDVTLALSDQNLDQVVVIGYGTARKGDITGSISSVSGKDLKAVPAASLSQALAGRAAGVRVSTSSNMPGGGISIRIRGGNSIQGGNEPLYVVDGYPLYNENGPAINPNDIESVEILKDASATAIYGSRGANGVVIITTKRGKAGRNQIQFESYYGIQKVRKKIPMLNAEQLATVINEGVANVNKDNQGNAGYPKPLPFTEEQIKGFGAGTDWQDEIFREAPIQNYQLTFSGGTDKSQYAVSGNYFDQQGIVINTGFSRGSVRLNLDQEINKRLKLGVSATISRTKGTLVNTDGDGGAGAGVVYGALNFSPTVPVHNPDGTYTINNRSGGILISNPVAMANESWNTNVATRAIGNATLEFKIMEGLFIKTLLGTNMRYEKSSTYLPRTIYSGVANNGTASIYNAQNAEWLNENTISYRKTIADVHRINAIVGYTFQNGNYEDVRANAQNFANDILLYNNLGTAQQTNTGASNKNEWLLQSWIARINYDYDGKYLLTLTGRRDGSSRFGAGNKYAFFPSGSVAWRVSNENFMSGISAVNDLKIRASYGLTGNQEIGQFQSLGALGTQNYNFGNTLSVGYAPNRVGNPNLKWESTAQMDFGLDLSLFKNRIQVTADWYEKRTRDLLYNVSLPITTGFSTSLQNVGKVKNSGIELTLNTINFAGKDFEWSTSFNIAWNKNEILDLGNVTGDIPVGGASGHLQLANSGILRVGSPVGVFFGLVTDGIFQNAEEIAKSAQKNAKPGERRYKDIKADGVINSSDRVILGKAQPDYIYGFTNNFSYKGIDLAVFFQGVYGNSIFNINRFEQESMTGVSNQSTAVLDRWTPTNPSQVMPRAASVGQPYQVTSRQVEDGSYLRLRNIQIGYNLPEKWLKPAGLTSVRLYLSGQNLWTKTDYSGYDPEVSRFNQETLSQGIDYGSYPANKAILIGLNITL comes from the coding sequence ATGCTTCAACCATTTAGCCTTTTAGATCATGTTGCAATCCGTAAGCGCCCCCGCTTACAGCTTGTATTCCGGCAGCTTTCGATTGTTTGGCTGCTGACCATTTTATTTTCCGGTTCGCTGTCCGCACAGGAAACAGCTATTTCAGGAACAGTTAAAGACGCAAAGGGAACACCACTCGCCTGGGTGACCGTGCATGTGAAAGGCACCAGCGCCAGTACCAGTACCGATGCACAGGGAAAATTCCAGATCAGTGCTGCTGTCAATGCAACACTTGTATTTTCCCACGCCGGTTTCGCCAGCCAGGAGATCGCACTGAACAACAGAACAGCGATAGATGTAACACTGGCTTTATCGGATCAAAACCTGGACCAGGTGGTGGTGATCGGTTATGGTACCGCCCGCAAGGGAGATATCACCGGGTCTATTTCTTCTGTAAGCGGAAAGGATCTCAAAGCGGTGCCTGCTGCATCCTTATCGCAGGCATTGGCCGGTCGTGCTGCCGGTGTGAGAGTGAGTACCTCTTCCAACATGCCCGGCGGCGGCATCTCCATTCGCATCCGCGGTGGCAACTCCATCCAGGGTGGCAATGAGCCGCTTTACGTAGTGGATGGTTATCCGTTATATAATGAGAACGGACCAGCCATCAACCCCAACGATATCGAATCAGTAGAGATCCTCAAAGACGCATCTGCTACAGCTATCTACGGTTCTCGCGGCGCCAACGGTGTGGTGATCATCACCACCAAAAGAGGCAAGGCCGGCAGAAACCAGATCCAGTTTGAATCATACTACGGCATTCAGAAAGTAAGGAAGAAGATCCCCATGCTCAATGCAGAACAACTGGCCACAGTGATCAATGAAGGCGTTGCCAATGTGAACAAAGACAACCAGGGCAATGCCGGCTATCCCAAACCGTTACCCTTCACCGAGGAGCAGATCAAGGGCTTTGGTGCAGGAACAGACTGGCAGGATGAGATCTTCCGCGAAGCGCCGATCCAGAACTATCAGCTCACTTTTTCTGGCGGTACGGATAAATCACAGTATGCTGTGTCCGGAAACTATTTCGATCAACAAGGTATTGTGATCAATACAGGTTTTTCAAGAGGATCCGTTCGCCTCAACCTGGACCAGGAGATCAATAAGCGCTTAAAGCTCGGCGTGAGTGCCACCATCTCGCGCACCAAGGGTACACTTGTGAATACCGATGGCGATGGTGGTGCAGGCGCCGGTGTGGTATACGGGGCGCTGAACTTCTCACCTACCGTACCTGTTCACAATCCCGATGGCACTTACACCATCAACAACAGGTCCGGTGGCATCCTCATCAGTAACCCCGTGGCCATGGCCAATGAAAGCTGGAATACCAATGTGGCCACACGCGCCATCGGTAATGCCACACTTGAATTCAAGATCATGGAAGGTCTCTTCATCAAGACGCTGCTGGGTACCAATATGAGATATGAAAAGAGCAGTACCTATCTTCCACGAACCATTTATTCCGGCGTTGCCAATAACGGAACAGCCAGCATATACAATGCACAGAATGCAGAATGGCTGAACGAGAACACGATCTCTTATCGCAAAACGATTGCAGACGTTCATCGCATCAATGCAATAGTAGGTTATACTTTCCAGAATGGTAATTATGAAGATGTGCGCGCCAACGCGCAGAACTTCGCCAATGATATCCTGCTTTACAATAACCTCGGAACTGCGCAGCAGACCAATACCGGCGCTTCCAACAAGAACGAATGGTTACTGCAATCCTGGATCGCACGTATCAACTATGATTACGATGGTAAATACCTGCTGACCCTCACAGGCCGCCGTGACGGATCATCACGTTTCGGTGCAGGCAACAAATATGCTTTCTTCCCTTCCGGCTCCGTTGCCTGGAGGGTCTCCAATGAAAACTTCATGAGCGGTATCAGCGCCGTCAATGATCTGAAGATCCGCGCCAGCTATGGCCTTACTGGTAACCAGGAGATCGGTCAGTTTCAATCACTCGGTGCATTGGGAACACAGAACTACAATTTTGGAAACACACTCTCCGTTGGTTATGCACCCAACCGCGTAGGCAATCCCAATCTGAAATGGGAATCCACAGCGCAGATGGACTTCGGCCTTGATCTCAGTCTTTTCAAGAACCGTATCCAGGTCACTGCCGACTGGTATGAGAAAAGAACCAGGGACCTGCTCTACAATGTAAGCCTGCCCATCACCACGGGCTTTTCCACCTCCCTGCAGAATGTTGGTAAAGTGAAGAACTCAGGCATTGAGCTTACACTGAACACCATCAACTTTGCCGGAAAGGATTTCGAATGGAGCACCAGCTTCAACATCGCCTGGAACAAGAACGAGATCCTGGACCTTGGTAATGTAACCGGCGATATTCCGGTGGGCGGCGCCAGTGGTCACCTGCAACTCGCCAACTCAGGCATTCTTCGCGTAGGCTCACCCGTTGGTGTATTCTTCGGACTGGTAACAGATGGTATCTTCCAGAACGCTGAAGAGATCGCCAAGTCTGCACAGAAAAATGCAAAACCCGGCGAACGTCGCTACAAGGATATAAAAGCTGATGGCGTGATCAACTCTTCCGATCGCGTGATACTCGGCAAAGCACAGCCCGATTATATCTACGGCTTCACAAATAATTTTTCGTACAAAGGCATCGACCTGGCAGTATTCTTCCAGGGAGTATACGGCAACAGCATTTTCAACATCAACAGATTTGAACAGGAATCAATGACCGGCGTGAGCAATCAATCCACAGCCGTTCTCGATCGCTGGACACCCACCAATCCCAGCCAGGTTATGCCCCGCGCCGCTTCTGTAGGTCAGCCCTACCAGGTTACCAGCAGACAGGTGGAAGACGGCTCATACCTGCGCCTGCGCAATATCCAGATCGGTTACAACCTGCCGGAAAAATGGCTGAAACCTGCAGGACTTACTTCCGTGAGATTGTACCTGAGCGGACAAAACCTCTGGACAAAAACCGACTATTCAGGTTATGATCCCGAAGTGAGCCGCTTCAACCAGGAAACACTGAGCCAGGGCATCGACTATGGCAGCTACCCTGCCAACAAAGCCATCCTGATTGGACTGAACATCACACTTTAA